One genomic region from Apodemus sylvaticus chromosome 1, mApoSyl1.1, whole genome shotgun sequence encodes:
- the Dennd2b gene encoding DENN domain-containing protein 2B yields the protein MTMTANKNASITHGAGGTKAPRETLSRSQSVSPPPVLYPPRSPIYPLSDSETSACRYPSHSKSQVLLKDRHSRNPSPLGQDPSPETSPPIYTLKATSFSYLDRTPSLRKREDQKEPVQGAVQDVEGVAACLPLAASTPFLGPGPRSVLLSCTGPRAHSLGIREKISAWEGRREASPRMSLCGEKREGPGSEWSVSEGCPSVVPSPCSSEKTFDFKGLRRMSRTFSECSYPETEEEAEVLPVRDSVCRQEKRPGRTEPSALLRGHGIRKESSAVLSRIQKIEQVLKEQPGRGLPQLPSSCYSVDHGRRKTGTLGTLEEPTGTASVSTSGRAGDVTGVAGEAGPPLDREGSDSMKSETPGKSSSPQLLPSKSSPDPAVNPVPKPKRTFEYEADKNPKTKPSNGLPPSPTPAAPPPLPSTPAPPVTRRPKKDMRGHRKSQNRKSFEFEDASSLQSLYPSSPTENGTESQPKFGSKSTLEENAYEDIVGGLPKENPYEDVDLKNRRAGRKSQQLSENSLDSLHRMWSPQDRKYNNPPMQLSLKPSSQSLRSGNWSERKSHRLPRLPKRHSHDDMMLLAQLSLPSSPSSLNEDSLSTTSELLSSRRSRRIPKLVQRINSIYNAKRGKKRLKKLSMSSLETASLRDENSESESDSDDRFKAHTQRLVHIQSMLKRAPSYRTLELELLEWQERELFEYFVVVSLKKRPSRSTYLPEVSYQFPKLDRPTKQMREAEERLKAIPQFCFPDAKDWLPVSEYSSETFSFMLTGEDGSRRFGYCRRLLPSGKGPRLPEVYCVISRLGCFGLFSKVLDEVERRRGISAALVYPFMRSLMESPFPAPGKTIKVKTFLPGAGNEVLELRRPMDSRLEHVDFECLFTCLSVRQLIRIFASLLLERRVIFVADKLSTLSSCSHAVVALLYPFSWQHTFIPVLPASMIDIVCCPTPFLVGLLSSSLPKLKELPVEEALMVNLGSDRFIRQMDDEDTLLPRKLQAALEQALERKNELISQDSDSDSDDECNTLNGLVSEVFIRFFVETVGHYSLFLTHSEKGERAFQREAFRKSVASKSIRRFLEVFMESQMFAGFIQDRELRKCRAKGLFEQRVEQYLEELPDTEQSGMNKFLRGLGNKMKFLHKKN from the exons GTCTCAGTCAGTCTCTCCACCTCCAGTTTTATACCCGCCAAGGAGTCCCATCTACCCACTCAGTGATAGTGAAACCTCAGCCTGCAGGTACCCCAGCCACTCTAAATCCCAGGTGCTCCTCAAGGACCGGCATTCTCGAAATCCTTCACCCTTAGGTCAAGATCCCTCCCCAGAGACCTCACCACCCATCTATACCCTCAAGGCTACCAGCTTCAGCTATTTGGACAGAACCCCTTCATTACGCAAAAGAGAGGACCAGAAGGAGCCTGTCCAGGGTGCTGTCCAGGATGTAGAAGGTGTGGCTGCTTGCCTCCCCCTTGCCGCGAGCACCCCATTCCTGGGGCCTGGGCCTCGGAGTGTCTTGCTGAGTTGCACTGGTCCCCGAGCCCATAGCCTGGGTATCCGAGAGAAGATTTCAGCATGGGAAGGTCGCCGAGAGGCTTCACCCAGGATGAGTCTGTGTGGAGAGAAGCGGGAGGGCCCCGGGAGCGAGTGGTCGGTCAGTGAGGGCTGCCCCAGCGTGGTGCCATCCCCCTGCAGCTCAGAAAAGACCTTTGATTTCAAAGGCCTCCGGAGGATGAGCAGGACCTTCTCTGAGTGTTCCTACCctgagacagaggaggaggcagaggtacTTCCTGTACGGGACTCTGTATGCCGACAGGAGAAGCGTCCAGGCCGGACTGAGCCCAGTGCCTTGCTCAGGGGGCATGGCATCAGGAAAGAGAGCTCAGCAGTGCTGAGCCGGATCCAGAAAATTGAACAAGTCCTAAAGGAGCAGCCTGGCCGTGGTCTCCCCCAGCTCCCTAGCAGCTGCTACAGTGTAGACCATGGGAGGAGGAAGACTGGAACTTTGGGCACCTTGGAGGAGCCAACAGGAACTGCAAGTGTAAGCACCAGCGGCAGGGCAGGAGACGTGACCGGAGTTGCTGGGGAGGCAGGCCCACCCCTGGACAGGGAAGGCAGTGATTCCATGAAGTCAGAGACCCCTGGAAAAAGCTCTAGTCCCCAGCTGCTGCCTTCCAAGAGCTCCCCCGATCCCGCTGTGAACCCTGTTCCCAAACCCAAGCGTACCTTTGAGTACGAGGCTGACAAGAATCCCAAGACTAAGCCAAGCAATGGTCTACCTCCTTCACCCACACCTGCTGCTCCACCCCCCTTGccctccaccccagccccaccagTCACCCGGAGACCAAAGAAGGACATGCGTGGTCACCGGAAGTCACAGAACAG AAAATCCTTTGAGTTTGAGGATGCATCCAGTCTCCAATCCCTGTACCCCTCTTCTCCTACTGAGAATGGTACTGAGAGTCAACCCAAGTTTGGATCCAAAAGCACTTTAGAAGAGAATGCATATGAAGATATTGTGG GAGGGCTTCCCAAGGAGAATCCCTATGAGGATGTGGACTTAAAGAACCGAAGAGCTGGACGAAAATCCCAGCAACTGTCTGAGAACTCCTTGGACTCTTTGCACAGGATGTGGAGTCCCCAAGACAGGAAGTACAACAACCCACCCATGCAG CTGTCCCTGAAACCCAGCAGCCAGTCCCTGCGCAGTGGGAACTGGTCAGAAAGGAAGAGCCATCGTTTGCCAAGATTACCCAAGAGGCATAGCCATGATGACATGATGCTGCTGGCTCAGCTGAGCCTGCCATCTTCACCCTCCAGCCTCAATGAGGAcagcctcagcaccacaagtgaGCTGCTGTCCAGCCGCAGGTCCCGTCGCATCCCCAAG cttGTCCAAAGAATTAACTCTATCTATAATgccaagagaggaaagaagaggttGAAAAAGCTGTCTATGTCCAGCCTTGAGACAGCATCATTGAGAG ATGAGAACAGTGAAAGTGAGAGTGACTCTGATGACAGGTTCAAAG CCCACACCCAGCGCTTGGTCCACATCCAGTCGATGCTGAAGCGAGCGCCCAGCTACCGGacactggagctggagctgctcGAGTGGCAGGAGCGGGAGCTCTTTGAGTACTTTGTGGTTGTGTCCCTCAAGAAGAGGCCGTCTCGGAGCACCTACCTCCCTGAAGTCTCCTACCAATTTCCTAAG CTGGACCGACCCACCAAGCAGATGCGGGAGGCAGAAGAAAGGCTCAAAGCTATCCCCCAGTTTTGCTTTCCAGATGCCAAGGACTGGCTCCCTGTGTCAGAATACAGCAG TGAAACCTTTTCTTTCATGCTGACTGGGGAAGATGGTAGCAGGCGCTTTGGCTATTGTAGGCGCTTATTG CCAAGTGGGAAAGGGCCTCGGTTGCCAGAGGTGTACTGCGTCATCAGCCGCCTGGGCTGCTTCGGCTTGTTTTCCAAG GTCCTAGACGAGGTGGAACGCCGGCGTGGGATCTCAGCTGCACTGGTCTACCCCTTTATGAGGAGTCTCATGGAATCGCCCTTTCCAGCCCCAGGGAAAACCATCAAAGTGAAGACATTCCTGCCTGGTGCTGGCAATGAG GTGTTAGAGCTGCGTCGGCCTATGGACTCCCGCCTGGAGCACGTGGACTTTGAGTGCCTCTTCACCTGCCTCAGTGTGCGCCAGCTTATCCGAATCTTTGCCTCATTGCTGTTGGAACGCAGAGTCATTTTTGTAGCAGATAAGCTCAG tACCCTGTCCAGCTGCTCTCACGCGGTGGTGGCCCTCCTCTACCCCTTCTCCTGGCAGCACACGTTCATCCCTGTCCTCCCAGCCTCCATGATTGACATTGTCTGCTGTCCCACCCCTTTCCTGGTTGGCCTGCTCTCCAGCTCCCTTCCCAAACTGAAGGAGCTGCCTGTGGAAGAG GCACTGATGGTGAATCTGGGATCTGACCGATTCATCCGACAG ATGGATGATGAGGACACACTGCTACCTAGAAAGTTACAAGCTGCTCTGGAGCAGGCTCTGGAGAGGAAGAacgagctgatctcccaggattCTGACAGTGACTCTGATGATG AATGTAATACCCTCAATGGACTTGTGTCAGAGGTGTTTATCCGGTTCTTTGTGGAGACTGTGGGGCACTACTCCCTCTTCCTGACACACAGTGAGAAGGGGGAAAGGGCTTTTCAGCGAGAGGCTTTCCGCAAGTCTGTGGCCTCCAAAAGTATCCGCCGTTTTCTTGAGGTTTTCATGGAATCTCAGATGTTTGCTGGCTTCATCCAAGACAGGGAGCTAAGAAAGTGTCGAGCAAAGG GCCTCTTTGAGCAGCGAGTGGAGCAGTATCTAGAAGAGCTCCCTGACACTGAGCAGAGCGGGATGAACAAGTTTCTGCGTGGCTTGG GCAACAAGATGAAGTTCCTCCACAAGAAGAATTAA
- the Rpl27a gene encoding 60S ribosomal protein L27a, whose amino-acid sequence MPSRLRKTRKLRGHVSHGHGRIGKHRKHPGGRGNAGGMHHHRINFDKYHPGYFGKVGMRHYHLKRNQSFCPTVNLDKLWTLVSEQTRVNAAKNKTGAAPIIDVVRSGYYKVLGKGKLPKQPVIVKAKFFSRRAEEKIKGVGGACVLVA is encoded by the exons ATG CCATCCAGACTGAGGAAGACCCGGAAACTCCGGGGCCACGTGAGCCATGGCCATGGCCGCATCG GTAAGCACCGCAAGCACCCGGGAGGCCGCGGCAATGCtggaggcatgcaccaccacaggaTCAACTTTGACAAATA TCATCCAGGTTACTTTGGGAAAGTTGGTATGAGGCATTACCACTTGAAGAGGAACCAGAGCTTCTGCCCAACTGTCAACCTGGATAAATTGTGGACGTTGGTCAGCGAGCAGACACGGGTCAATGCAGCAAAAAACAAGACTGGAGCTGCTCCTATCATTGATGTTGTTAGATCG GGCTACTACAAAGTTCTGGGCAAGGGAAAGCTCCCCAAGCAGCCTGTCATCGTGAAGGCCAAATTCTTCAGCAGAAGAGCTGAAGAGAAGATTAAGGGTGTTGGAGGAGCCTGTGTCCTGGTGGCTTAA